A window of Leptospira dzoumogneensis genomic DNA:
TGTAATCGAGAATCCGAATGTTTCCGGTCAACCTACGATTTACGCATCTACGGATTGCCCGCTGGCTGAATCTGATATCATCACAGATGGTACTACTAAATTTAATATCTCCGGATCGGATCCTTATACATATACGAGCAATGGTACTAGCGGATCTTTCTACTTTTTACTTTATATCGTAGGCTCAGGTACTCCTCCGGCAGCTACTGTAGACTATAACGATAACTAATAAACTCTTTCGGGACCTGGTGGAATTTACCAGGTCCATTCACTTCTTCCCCGAACTTTTAATAATCGCATCCACCATTTCAGGTAAATCGTCTAACGCGGAAATTTTCCCTGTTAGTTTCCAGATCTGTAATACACCTTCGTAACTAGCGAAAATTTTTCGAGCCAAGGATTGGGTATCCGCGTTTTTGGGGATTTGCCCCTTCTTCTGCCTTTCTTTTAAATAGATAGAGAGAAATTCCACGGTCCTCAGGGCCAATTTTTTGACTTCTTCCGAGATAGAAGGAGAGGTGGATGCGATTTGTGCCGCGGTATTTGCCATTGGGCAGCCTGCAAATTCACTATTTCTGGTCTGTCTTCTCAGGATATGTGTCCAAGCTTGTATAAAGTCTCTGGCATTCTCCGATCTGGATTGCAGCTTTTCTAATAAGACTAGTTGTTCTTTCCCATAAAATTCTATATATGCCTTTCCTAATAGGTCCTTGGAAGGGTAATAATCGTAAAAGCTTGCCTTTGCCGTCTGGGATTCTTGGATGATCTGGTTGATCCCTGTATTCGCATAACCTTGGGTCTGGAAAAGCCTGACTGCCGTTTCCAAAATCCTGTCTTTTACCCCTTTTTCTTTGGTTGACATTTTTCTCTTCCTGGGATCGAATAACAGACAGACTTGTCTGTTCGGTTCTTTCTTCTTCCAGAAAGAACGAAATTTGTTAAAATGCAAGTCTAAATCGGAGGTTCAAGTGTCTTCTTTATCCCCAGAAACCGAATCAATTGATATATCAGGGATCGCTTCCAGCGTAGAAGAAGCGGTCTTTACCCGTCACAGTATCAGGGACTATCTTTCTAAACCTGTGGAAGATTCCGTATTAAAGGAATTATTTTCCAAATCTCTTCGGGCCCCCAGTTGGAAAAACAGCCAACCTTGGAAGGTCCATGTGGTGAGCGGCGCTAAGAGGGATAGAATGGCGGAACTATTACAAGAAAGGGCAAAACAATCCGAAACTCCCGCGCCGGATACGATTTGGCCTACTGGTTTTCCGGCGGATGCGAAGCGTAGAATGTTCGATCTTGGAATGAAAATTTACGGTGCTGCAGGGATCGAAAGAAAGGATAAGGAAGCCAGAGATAAGTTTATGCTCCGAAACTTCGAGTTTTTTGGAGCCCCTACTGCGGTGTTCATAACGACCGAATTCGAGCTGAACTTTTATATCGCATTGGACATAGGCTGTTTTTTGAATACAGTTATGCTTCTTGCCAGAAGTTACGGATTGGGGACCGTTCCCCAAGCGGCATTATCCGCATTTCCGGAAGTCGTCCGAAAAGAATTGGGTCTGGCAGGATCCGAAAAAATTGTATGCGGTTTAAGTTTGGGTTATCCTAAACCGGATTCAACATTAAATAAGTTTCATACTCCAAGGGAAGAAGTTTCCGATTTAGTGAAATTTTACGCATAAAAATATTCGGCACGGAACTCGCTGAGCTCGGAATTTTCAAAGTCCTAGCTCAGTGGTCTTCCACGATCTTAACGCAAAATTAACGCGTTTATAGCTTACTCTCACACAGGTTCGCATTGACGAATTCCAAAAAACAGGTTAGATTTTTGGAATAGACGGAAAAGACCGATCCGCCTGGGAGGAATCTTGTCTTATACATTTCTGATCGTTTTAGTTATCGCATTATGCGGTTATCTCTCCTTCTCCATTTTAAAACCGGAAAAATTTTAGGAGATTTAGATGAACGGAAACGACTCTATCTTCTTCTTTTTATATTTTGCAGTTCTATTTCTTTTTTCGCCCTTTTTAGGAATTTATATAGCGGATGTTCTCAAGGGAAAAATTTCCGAACGATTTACGATCCTTTCTAAATTCGAATCTTTCCTATATAAGATTTCTGGAATAAAAGAAGACCAAGGCTCCGATTGGAAAGTTTATCTGCTCGATATCGGGATTTTTACTCTTTTAAGTTTAGCCTTGGTCGTATTGGGCCTTCATTTTCAGGATCTTCTTCCCGGAAATCCGGAAGGTAAATCCGGAGTTTCCTGGGATCTGGCTTGGAATACTTCCGTGAGTTTTGTGACCAATACGAATTGGCAGGCTTACTCCGGCGAAGTTTCTCTTTCTTATTTAAGCCAGATGTTACTCCTAGGGGTGCAGAATTTTGTAAGCGCGGGAGTAGGGATGGCAGTATTTGCCGCTATGGCAAGAGGAATGATCTCTAAACCGGGAGAGTCATCCGGAATAGGGAACTTCTATATCGATCTAACCAGAAGTATATTATATATTCTTTTACCGATTTCGCTGCTCGTGGCATTCGTTTTAGTTTCTCAAGGAGTCGTAATGGATTTTTCCAAGTATGTGGATTCGATCGGGATCGAAGGTCATACGGTAAAAATTCCGCTCGGTCCTGCCGCTTCTCAAATAGCGATCAAACAATTGGGAACGAATGGAGGAGGATTTTTCGGAGTTAATTCCGCTCATCCTTTTGAGAACCCTACGGTCTTTTCCAATTGGGTACAATGTATTTTGATCCTGCTTCTCCCGGGAGCATTACCTTTTGCTTATGGAAGATGGGTCGGTTCCTGGAAGGCAGGACTTTCCGTCTTTTTCGGAATGACTCTTCTTTTTCTATTAAGTCTTTCCATATCCCTTTGGTCGGAAAGTAATTTTGCCGGCAATTGGGAAGGCAAGGAGACCAGATTCGGAATCGCCCAGAGTGTTCTATGGGGAATGGCGACTACTGCAGCATCTAACGGTTCAGTGAACTCAATGCACGATAGTTTTTCTCCTCTTGCGGGAGGATTAGCGGTTTGGAATATTCTTTTAGGTGAAGTTGTATTCGGCGGTGTAGGCGTTGGACTTATTGGAATGTTATTCTATGTAGTTCTTACCGTGTTTATCGCCGGACTTATGGTGGGTCGCACTCCAGAATATTTAGGAAAAAAAATTGAAGCAAAAGAAGTAAAACTTGCACTCCTAGGAGTTTTAGTCCCGGGACTTTGTATTCTTTTATTCACCGCATTTTCTCTTCTTCATGGATCCTCTCTTTCTTCTAGGACAAATATGGGGCCTCATGGTCTGACTGAAATTTTATACGCATTCGCATCAGCATCCGGGAATAACGGATCCGCATTCGCTGGTTTGAATGTGAATACTCCATTTTATAATATAACTCTTTCCTTTTGTATGCTTGTGGGGAGATTCGCGGTCATCATTCCTGCTTTGGGACTTGGAGGTGCTTTACTGGGCAAAAAGATCGCCCCAAAGGGAGAAGGTACTTTCTCCACGGAAAGTCCACTGTTTGTGTTACTTCTTCTTTCCGTGATCTTCTTGGTAGGAGCTCTGACATTTCTGCCCGTTTTGGTTTTGGGGCCCGGAAGTGAGCATATTATTTTGCATTCCGGCCCTAAGTTTTAAGGTTAAATATTATGAAAAATAAAAGCACTTCCTTTTTCCAAGATCCAAAATTTTTACTAAAAGCGATCTTGGATTCTTTTGTAAAATTAGATCCGAGGGTCCAGTGGAAAAACCCAGTGATGTTTATCGTGTATATTGGGGCAATATTAAGTTCTTATGATATCGTTTTTCATCCGGTAAATTTAAGTTTCGGCCTGCAAATTTCTATTTGGTTATGGGCCACGGTTCTATTCGCGAATTTTGCGGAAGCATTGGCGGAAGGCAGAGGAAAGGCAAAAGCGGAGTCCTTGAAAAAAACGAGAAAGGAATCCAAGGCAAACAAATTAAACGGAAGTTCCGTTATTATAGTTCCTTCTTCCGAGTTAAAAACCGGAGACAAAGTGGTTTGTCAGGCAGGAGATCAGATCCCGGGCGACGGCGAGGTGGTAGAAGGTATCGCTTCCGTAGATGAGTCGGCTATTACAGGAGAGTCTGCGCCGGTGATCCGAGAATCAGGAGGAGATAGATCTGCGGTCACCGGGGGCACAAAAGTCCTAAGTGATAAGATCGTAGTTCGGATCACGACGGATCCTGGAAAAACTTTCATAGATAAGATGATCTCTCTTGTGGAAGGTGCTTCCAGACAGAAGACTCCGAACGAGATTGCGCTCTCCATTCTTCTTTCCGCATTATCTTTAGTGTTTTTGGTAGCGATCACTTCACTTGTTCCTGTGGTATTCTATAGTCAAAAAGAAGGAGGAGGAAGTCTGGGACTTTCCGGATCTTTTCCTGCGTTAGTTGGTCTTTTGGTATGTTTGATCCCTACCACGATAGGAGGGCTTTTATCTGCGATTGGGATCAGCGGTATGGACAGATTAATGAGAAGGAACGTAATCGCTAAATCCGGAAGAGCAATCGAAGCAGCGGGAGATATAGACGTTCTACTTTTAGATAAGACCGGAACGATCACTTTGGGAAACAGGATGGCGACCAGATTTGTTCCAGCTCCAGGAATTTCCGAAAAAGATCTGGCAGACGCCGCACAACTTGCATCACTTTCCGATGAAACTCCTGAAGGAAGATCCATCGTAGTACTTGCAAAAGAAAAATTCGATCTAAGAGGAAGGAATTTATCAGAGTTAGGAGGCGGCTTTGTTCCATTCACCGCTAAAAGTAAAATGAGCGGTGTGGACTTTGATCCTGACTCCGAAGGAAAAATAAGACCTTCGATCCGAAAGGGAGCATCCGAATCCATCCGAAATCATATTACAGGTTTAGGCGGAGAATATCCAAAAGAAATTTCTGATATAGTCGATGAGATCGCAAGAGAAGGAGGAACTCCTCTAGTAGTTTCTCAAGGCAGAGATATTTTAGGAGTAATTCATCTAAAAGATATAGTGAAAGGCGGGATCAAAGAAAGATTCGCGAGACTCCGGCAAATGGGGATCAGAACGGTGATGATCACCGGAGACAATGCTCTGACTGCCGCAGCAATCGCTGCAGAAGCCGGGGTGGACGATTTTATCGCGGAAGCAACTCCTGAAACAAAACTAAAACGTATCCGTGAAGAACAGTCCGGCGGAAAGCTCGTGGCTATGATAGGTGATGGAACGAATGACGCTCCGGCTTTAGCACAAGCGGATGTAGGTGTTGCGATGAATACCGGCACCCAAACTGCGAGAGAAGCAGGGAATATGATAGATCTGGATAGTAATCCTACTAAGCTGATCGAGATCGTAGAGATCGGAAAACAACTTTTGATGACAAGGGGTTCTTTGACCACTTTTAGTATAGCGAACGATGTTTCTAAATATTTTGTGATCCTGCCCGCAATGTTTGCCGGATTGTATCCGATCGGAGGAGTAGGTGCTTTATCTATTTTGAATATTCTAGGTTTTGCAAGTCCTGAGTCCGCAGTTTTAAGTGCAGTGATCTTTAATGCGCTTATTCTTGTGTTTTTGGTCCCTCTTGCATTAAAAGGTGTGAGTTATAGACCTGCCGGTGCGGATTCGGTTCTGGCCCGGAATGTGTTTATATACGGATTTGGCGGACTTATACTTCCATTCTTCGGGATCAAAAGTATAGATCTGATCTTAGGTTTTACTAAAGGGATATTTTCATGATAAGAGCGGTTTTACAATTAGGGATCTGGACTCTTTTTTGCGGTATATTCTATCCTGCTATCGTATATGGATTTTCTAAATTAAGTTTTCCTAAGCAAAGTTCAGGCTCCTTGATCGAGGTGGATGGAAAGGTAATCGGTTCCGAGTTATTAGCTCAGCTTTTCGATTCACCTCAATATTTTCAATCTAGACCTTCCGCAATAGGATATGATCCATCGTCTTCCGGGGCTTCTAATCTTGGGCCTACGAGCTTAGATCTTTCTGAAAAGGTGGAGGAAAGAAGATCTTTCTGGGTTGCAAAAGGAGGATCCGAACCTGTACCCTTAGAACTTTTATATTCTTCCGGAAGCGGATTGGATCCGCATTTAAGTCCGGAAGCCGTAAAATATCAAATCCCGATTATTACAAAAACGAAATGGATTTCGAAAGAAAGGTTGGAGCGATTGGTGGAAGAGTCCGTAGAATCTACCGAATGGGGACTATTCGGTCCTGCTAAGATCAATATTCTAAAATTGAATCTAAAGTTGAGATCTATTTATTTAGATGAGAATATTCTGAAAAATTAAAGTATCTATAAAGTGAGACCTCCAGAAGAAAATAGGCCGGATCCGGACGAATTACTTTCCAGGATCGGGGCAGAAGGATCGAAAGTCAGGGGAAAGTTAAAAATTTTCTTCGGAATGGCCGCAGGTGTAGGTAAAACTTTTGAAATGCTTCGGGATGCTCAAAAAGCAAAATCGGAAGGGATCGATGTTTGGATCGGTTATTTAGAAACTCATAATAGAAAGGAAACGGAAGCTCAAGCCGAAGGTCTTTCTATCATTCCCAGAAAAAGATCCAAATATAAATCGGTGGATCTGGAGGAAATGGATCTGGATACAATTCTGGAAAAAAAACCGGACCTGGTCTTGATAGATGAGCTTGCTCATACAAATGTTCCCGGTTCCAGGCATCCTAAAAGATATCAGGATGTTTTGGAAATTTTGGACCAAGGAATAAATGTTTATTCTACTTTGAATGTGCAACATTTGGAAAGCAGGGCAAACATAGTGGAGGAAATTTCGGGAGCTCCTGTTTCCGAAAGGGTTCCTGATTCTATTTTAGAAATCGCTGATGAAGTGGAATTGATCGATCTTGTGCCGGACGATCTGATCAAACGTCTGAAAGAAGGAAAAGTTTATCCTTCCGATAAGGTTCCTCAGGCCTTACATTCTTTTTTTAAGGTCCCGAATCTGACCGCTCTCAGGGAACTTTCCTTAAATTTTACTTCTAAGCTGGTGGACCGGGAACTTTCTCGTTTGGAACCTACAAAGGATTCCAAACTTTCGGATAAAATTTTAGTAGCGGTATCTTCTTCTCCCCAAGCCGCTAATCTGATACGTTATGCAAAACGGATTGCGTTCGGATTAAAATGTACTTGGGTTGCGGTGCATGTGGACGATGGAAACGTATTAACCCGGGAAGAGAAGGATCTGCTAAGGGAAAACTTGGGTCTTGCAAGAGAGTTGGGTGCAGAGATCCTGAATTTTTCGGACAGAGATCCGGTTCTTGGAACAGTAAGAGCAATCAATCGGACTAAGGCAACTCATGTAGTCATAGGAAGAAGTAGTAAGTCCAAACTTTCTAGGATTTTAACGGGCGGTTCATTTGTAGATAAACTGAGCGAACAACCCGGAGATTTTCAGATACTTCTCGCTCCTACTGAAATTATTAAAGAAAGACCTAAGATCCGATTCGGATTTTTTACGAAAGGAACCAGATCCAAACCTATCCAATATTTTCTTTCCTTTCTGGCATTGCTTGGGATCACTTCCTTTAATCTTTTATTGAACATTTTCGCAGGTTATTGGTCTATCGGGCTCGTATATCTGTTTTTTATAATGTTTGTGGCTTTATTTGCTGGGCGGGGACCCGTTTTAGTCACCGCTTCTTTGAGCGCTGTTTTTTGGAATTTTCTGTTCATTCCTCCTAAGTTTACATTCTATATAGAAAAAGTAGAAGATTGGATGATGTTCGGAACTTATTTCGTATTAGCTTTAGTCTTAGGAGCTTTAACCACGAGATTAAGAGATAGAGAAGAGGCATTACAAACGGGAGAAGAGGCACTTTCGGGCCTATACAGACTTTCAGTTGCATTATCTAAAACTCATAGTTTGGATGAGATCGCATCCGTTGCGATAGAAACAATTGGGGACACATTCCGATGTTCCGTTTTGATCTTACTTGCAGATCAGGATTTGTATCTTTCTAATATTCCTCATCCTAAAAGCGGCTTTAAACCGGATATGAAAGAATCTGCTCTGGCTGCTTGGACCTTTCAGAATAGAAAACCATCCGGAAAGGATACGGATACCGTTCCGATGTCTAAAGGTTTATACCTTCCGTTACTCACTCCTGGCGGTTGTTTTGGAGTGATTGGATTAGATAGAGAACAGAAAGAAAGTTTAGGATTAGAAGAAGAGAGTCTTCTGTTTTCTATGTTAAACCAAATTGCTTTGGCATTAGAAAGGATACAACTACTTGGAATTCGTGCAAACGCTAAGCTGGTAGAAGAATCTGAAAAATTTTATTCCGCATTATTCAATTCGGTCAGCCATGATTTTAGGACTCCATTGACCGTAATCCGTGCTTCTTTGGATCTACTAGAAACGGTAGATAATAAAAACGAAAGGGAGAAGTCCGACTTATTTTCGGAGATCAGGATTGCTTATAAAAAATTGGACAGATTAGTAGGAGATCTACTGGATATGTCCAGGTTAGAATCCGGAAGATTGATGCTGGACCTCCAATGGGAAGATCCTGTGGACTTGGTGAATGAAACGATCAAGATCGCTGAGTATGAAAAGGGAGATCATATATTATCAGTCCAAACGGATGAAAGTATGCCTCTTGTCAGAATGGATAGAAGATTGATGATCCAAGTTTTGATCCATCTTTTGCAAAACGCTTTTTTACATACTGAAAAGAACAGCACGGTCGTGGTAAGAGCAAGTGTTCCTAAAGATCATCTGCTATTGACCGTAGAGGATAATGGATCCGGAATTCCTCCCGGACAGGAAGATAGAATTTTTGAGAAGTTCACCAAAGTTTCCGGATCCGCGCAAGGCACAGGATTAGGACTCTCTATCTGTAAGGGACTTGTGGAAGCACAAGGCGGAAAGATCTGGGCGGAGAATAGACAAGAAGGAGGGGCAAGATTTCTGATCCGGATCCCGGTGCTTACTTTTCCTCCTTTGGAGGATTCGATTGTCTAGTCCTATTATATTGCTCATAGACGATGAGATCCAGATCCGTCGATTACTCAGAGTCGCTCTTGAAAAAGAAGGATATAGGGTAGAAGAAGCAATCTCAGTGGACGATGCATTATCAAAAGTTTATATGCTTCGTCCTGATTCTATCATCTTAGATCTAGGTTTACCGGAAAAAGGCGGAGAAGAATTCCTAAAGAAGATCAGAGAGTCAGGTTCAAAAATACCGGTATTAGTTTTAAGCGTTAGAGATTCCGAAAAAGATAAGATCTTTTTGTTGGATAGCGGTGCGGATGATTATCTTACTAAACCTTTTGGGGTTGGAGAATTACTTGCTAGGATCAGAGTATTATTAAGACATTCTTCACCCGAAAAAACGGATGTTAAAGTAAGGATCGGACTTTTGGAATTGGATTTCGGGACTAGGAAAGTTTTGAAAGAAGGTAGGGAAGTGAGACTAACTCCTACAGAATATTCTTTTCTAAAATTGCTGGCGACTTATCCGGGAAAGATAGTGACCCAGACCCAGATCTTAAAAGAACTCTGGGGTCCGAATCAAACGGCAGAATCAGGATATTTGAGAGTTTATGTGAACCAGATCCGTAAAAAAATAGAAAAAGATCCGAGTAATCCTGAGATTTTGATCACAGAACCCGGGGTGGGATATTTTTTGAGATCAAACGAGTAAGTTTCTATTAGTCTTTATAACGGACCAAGAATAATCCTGAGCCGTCCGAAAGTTCCCAATTCCTGAATTCCGTTTCTTCTTCCCAGGTTTCTAGATCGCAGATCACAAGATCTGCTTCGGAAAGTACCTGAGGATTTTCTCCCTTTAGGATGGTGATCTTTTCTTTTTTGAGAAGATTTCTTTCTTTTTGAGAGAATTGAGGAACACGTCCCTTAGGATCCCAGATGGAAAGTTTGGCTCCTATGTTTTTGGCCATTGCCAAAGCGAATCCTAATAGTTTTACGTCCTTATCCGAGTAAACTGCTAAGATAAAACGATCTAGTTCCTTTAATTTTTCTGCGACGAGTATTCCTGCGTTTGTTTCCGATTCGGAGAGAAGTGTTCTGATCTTTCCTCCTAATACATCGTCGCTGAACAATGATTTGGCGCCGCCGGTCAGGAATATATTATAATTTCCTGATTGGATCGTTTTGAGTATGTCTCTTGTGACATTATCGGAAGGTTTATATAGAGTATTCAGCTTGATCCCGAGTTCTTTAGAAAGTTTGAATAGAGGTTCGAAACTTTTTTTCTCATATTTCTGAGCTGTTTTGCCTGAGATCCAAGAATCCGGAGTAAGGTGAAGTGCGGTCACTTCTTTGCTCTTATTTCCGTTTTGGAATAATCCGGAAGCAAGTCTTAATAGATCCACACCTCTGGAATGTAATGCAAACGCGAGTAATATACCTTCTTCTCTTTTAGCTTTGACAACCGAGAATATTCTCTCTATTAAATTCAAACTTGGACCAGTCATATAAGTTGTGACCAGGGCCATAAGTACCATCATGGAGAATATCTGAGAGGATAATACTCCGATATCGTAGCCGATATTGAGTACGATCAACTCCATGAGTCCTCTGGTGTTCATGAGTGCGCCCAAGGATAAGGAATCTTTCCAGTTGTTTCCGGACGCCCTCGCCGCGATAGCACTTCCTGCGAATTTACCGACAATCGCTACCGTAAGTACCATAGCGAAGTCCCACCATAGATTGCCTTGGTTCAATAGCCCGATCTGGGTCCTAATACCGGTTAACGCGAAGAATAATGGAAGAAAGATCGCAGTGCTTAGATCTTCCACCTTCTCGGCTAAAAGGGTGCGTAGTTTCGGTTTGTCGGGCATTACAACCCCTGCCAAAAACGCTCCGAATAACGCGTGTATTCCGATGGATTCCGTGATCCAAGCGGATGCGATCGGGAAAAGTAAGAATAGAGCCACCGCCATTTTGGTGAATGCTTCTCTGTTTGTGAAAATCCCTCCCGCTCTGTGCATTGCAGGCTGCACGATCTTCCACATTATAATAACATAAATGATCGCAAGGATTATGGTGAATAACGCCGCTAAAAGTCCTCCAGCTTGAACAAGAGCGATCACTACTGCGAGTAAACACCAAGCCGTCAAATCGTCGGAAGCCGCACAAGTGAGTGCTAGCCCGCCTAACCTTGTTTTGGTCATCCCCCTTTCTTGGACGATACGAGCGAGTACTGGAAATGCAGTGATACTCATTCCTATCCCCATGAATAAGGAGAAGGATAAGAATGTGACATTGGGAGGAGCCAATGTTTTGTAAATGGAAAGTGCTAAGATCGCTCCGAGTAAGAACGGTAGAAGAATGCTCGCATGAGAGATTAATATTGCAGAGTCCGCTTGGTTTCGGAGGATCTTTAGATCCAATTCCATTCCGACTACGAACATGAAAAATACTAAACCGATCTGGCTTAATAATTGTAAGGAACTTAAAGAAATTTTAGGAAATAAGAATTGATACTGTTCCGGGAATAATAGCCCGAACAAGGAAGGGCCTAATAATATACCTGCAAGTATCTCTCCCACTACGAATGGTTGTCTTACGATTACCGCAAGTTTACCCATCACTCTAGTGGCTGCAATTACGACTCCGATTTGTAATAATAGAAGTGGAAGAGGTTCATGAAAACCTTTCCAGAGTTTTGCTCCCGCTTTTTTCCAAATATCTAGCGGATCTTCAGTGGATTCGACCGAAGTAGAAGAACTTGCTTCAACGAGAACAACCTTACCAATTTCTAATGACTTACCTTGTTTCGTTATGAAAACAAAGGCCCCGAAAGAAAATACTAATAGAGTAATATAGAAGATCGCGTTTCGTTTCATCCTTAGAATCGAAAACCCTCTGAATGTTGGAGTTCCTCCATACTATAAAAATGGAAAGAATGGGAAAAGAATAATACTTAGTTGGATGAATAGAAATATTTTTCCCAAAACCCTTTATCTCTTAGATATTCCATGCCGAACTTTGCAGCCTCTAAGGGGGATAATGTTTCGGATTCACTCTCTATTCTGGATAAGAATAGATAAGATTTTTTCGGTCCCTTCCAAAAGAACCAATACCAAGAGACTGATCTTCCTTGGGCGTATCCCGTTGCTGAATCGGAATAAAAACCGGAGAAGTTCCCAAAGTTGCCGTCTAATCTATGTGTGCCTGTTGGGTTTTTGATCTCACCTGGATCCCTTTCCAGACCGCTTAAAATCGAGTTTAGGTTTTTCTTTCTGACCTCTAACTCTCCATTGAATAGTTTCCATAAGAAGATATAGAACTCTTCAGCAGTCCAAGAATATCCTCCGTCCATCCAAAATGATTTAGAAGGTTCGAAAGGAATTGATGCAGTGAGTCCAACAGAGGATAACCAGGTCCTAAGTTTAGCGGTTCCGGTATCCGTCCAGATCTTCTGGAAATACCAAACAGCGGAACTTTCTAAAGAAGACTTTAGATTCTGCTCCTTCTGCCATCTGATGTACGGGAATTTGGTTTTGTCCCAGGGAAAATATCCATGCGGATCTTTTAATGTTCCAAGTTCCAATGCCGCGAGAGCAAGCACCGGTTGGAATAC
This region includes:
- a CDS encoding TetR/AcrR family transcriptional regulator; translated protein: MSTKEKGVKDRILETAVRLFQTQGYANTGINQIIQESQTAKASFYDYYPSKDLLGKAYIEFYGKEQLVLLEKLQSRSENARDFIQAWTHILRRQTRNSEFAGCPMANTAAQIASTSPSISEEVKKLALRTVEFLSIYLKERQKKGQIPKNADTQSLARKIFASYEGVLQIWKLTGKISALDDLPEMVDAIIKSSGKK
- a CDS encoding nitroreductase, coding for MSSLSPETESIDISGIASSVEEAVFTRHSIRDYLSKPVEDSVLKELFSKSLRAPSWKNSQPWKVHVVSGAKRDRMAELLQERAKQSETPAPDTIWPTGFPADAKRRMFDLGMKIYGAAGIERKDKEARDKFMLRNFEFFGAPTAVFITTEFELNFYIALDIGCFLNTVMLLARSYGLGTVPQAALSAFPEVVRKELGLAGSEKIVCGLSLGYPKPDSTLNKFHTPREEVSDLVKFYA
- the kdpF gene encoding K(+)-transporting ATPase subunit F, producing MSYTFLIVLVIALCGYLSFSILKPEKF
- the kdpA gene encoding potassium-transporting ATPase subunit KdpA, whose protein sequence is MNGNDSIFFFLYFAVLFLFSPFLGIYIADVLKGKISERFTILSKFESFLYKISGIKEDQGSDWKVYLLDIGIFTLLSLALVVLGLHFQDLLPGNPEGKSGVSWDLAWNTSVSFVTNTNWQAYSGEVSLSYLSQMLLLGVQNFVSAGVGMAVFAAMARGMISKPGESSGIGNFYIDLTRSILYILLPISLLVAFVLVSQGVVMDFSKYVDSIGIEGHTVKIPLGPAASQIAIKQLGTNGGGFFGVNSAHPFENPTVFSNWVQCILILLLPGALPFAYGRWVGSWKAGLSVFFGMTLLFLLSLSISLWSESNFAGNWEGKETRFGIAQSVLWGMATTAASNGSVNSMHDSFSPLAGGLAVWNILLGEVVFGGVGVGLIGMLFYVVLTVFIAGLMVGRTPEYLGKKIEAKEVKLALLGVLVPGLCILLFTAFSLLHGSSLSSRTNMGPHGLTEILYAFASASGNNGSAFAGLNVNTPFYNITLSFCMLVGRFAVIIPALGLGGALLGKKIAPKGEGTFSTESPLFVLLLLSVIFLVGALTFLPVLVLGPGSEHIILHSGPKF
- the kdpB gene encoding potassium-transporting ATPase subunit KdpB codes for the protein MKNKSTSFFQDPKFLLKAILDSFVKLDPRVQWKNPVMFIVYIGAILSSYDIVFHPVNLSFGLQISIWLWATVLFANFAEALAEGRGKAKAESLKKTRKESKANKLNGSSVIIVPSSELKTGDKVVCQAGDQIPGDGEVVEGIASVDESAITGESAPVIRESGGDRSAVTGGTKVLSDKIVVRITTDPGKTFIDKMISLVEGASRQKTPNEIALSILLSALSLVFLVAITSLVPVVFYSQKEGGGSLGLSGSFPALVGLLVCLIPTTIGGLLSAIGISGMDRLMRRNVIAKSGRAIEAAGDIDVLLLDKTGTITLGNRMATRFVPAPGISEKDLADAAQLASLSDETPEGRSIVVLAKEKFDLRGRNLSELGGGFVPFTAKSKMSGVDFDPDSEGKIRPSIRKGASESIRNHITGLGGEYPKEISDIVDEIAREGGTPLVVSQGRDILGVIHLKDIVKGGIKERFARLRQMGIRTVMITGDNALTAAAIAAEAGVDDFIAEATPETKLKRIREEQSGGKLVAMIGDGTNDAPALAQADVGVAMNTGTQTAREAGNMIDLDSNPTKLIEIVEIGKQLLMTRGSLTTFSIANDVSKYFVILPAMFAGLYPIGGVGALSILNILGFASPESAVLSAVIFNALILVFLVPLALKGVSYRPAGADSVLARNVFIYGFGGLILPFFGIKSIDLILGFTKGIFS
- the kdpC gene encoding potassium-transporting ATPase subunit KdpC; amino-acid sequence: MIRAVLQLGIWTLFCGIFYPAIVYGFSKLSFPKQSSGSLIEVDGKVIGSELLAQLFDSPQYFQSRPSAIGYDPSSSGASNLGPTSLDLSEKVEERRSFWVAKGGSEPVPLELLYSSGSGLDPHLSPEAVKYQIPIITKTKWISKERLERLVEESVESTEWGLFGPAKINILKLNLKLRSIYLDENILKN
- a CDS encoding sensor histidine kinase, producing MRPPEENRPDPDELLSRIGAEGSKVRGKLKIFFGMAAGVGKTFEMLRDAQKAKSEGIDVWIGYLETHNRKETEAQAEGLSIIPRKRSKYKSVDLEEMDLDTILEKKPDLVLIDELAHTNVPGSRHPKRYQDVLEILDQGINVYSTLNVQHLESRANIVEEISGAPVSERVPDSILEIADEVELIDLVPDDLIKRLKEGKVYPSDKVPQALHSFFKVPNLTALRELSLNFTSKLVDRELSRLEPTKDSKLSDKILVAVSSSPQAANLIRYAKRIAFGLKCTWVAVHVDDGNVLTREEKDLLRENLGLARELGAEILNFSDRDPVLGTVRAINRTKATHVVIGRSSKSKLSRILTGGSFVDKLSEQPGDFQILLAPTEIIKERPKIRFGFFTKGTRSKPIQYFLSFLALLGITSFNLLLNIFAGYWSIGLVYLFFIMFVALFAGRGPVLVTASLSAVFWNFLFIPPKFTFYIEKVEDWMMFGTYFVLALVLGALTTRLRDREEALQTGEEALSGLYRLSVALSKTHSLDEIASVAIETIGDTFRCSVLILLADQDLYLSNIPHPKSGFKPDMKESALAAWTFQNRKPSGKDTDTVPMSKGLYLPLLTPGGCFGVIGLDREQKESLGLEEESLLFSMLNQIALALERIQLLGIRANAKLVEESEKFYSALFNSVSHDFRTPLTVIRASLDLLETVDNKNEREKSDLFSEIRIAYKKLDRLVGDLLDMSRLESGRLMLDLQWEDPVDLVNETIKIAEYEKGDHILSVQTDESMPLVRMDRRLMIQVLIHLLQNAFLHTEKNSTVVVRASVPKDHLLLTVEDNGSGIPPGQEDRIFEKFTKVSGSAQGTGLGLSICKGLVEAQGGKIWAENRQEGGARFLIRIPVLTFPPLEDSIV
- a CDS encoding response regulator, yielding MSSPIILLIDDEIQIRRLLRVALEKEGYRVEEAISVDDALSKVYMLRPDSIILDLGLPEKGGEEFLKKIRESGSKIPVLVLSVRDSEKDKIFLLDSGADDYLTKPFGVGELLARIRVLLRHSSPEKTDVKVRIGLLELDFGTRKVLKEGREVRLTPTEYSFLKLLATYPGKIVTQTQILKELWGPNQTAESGYLRVYVNQIRKKIEKDPSNPEILITEPGVGYFLRSNE